The following coding sequences are from one Halobacteria archaeon AArc-dxtr1 window:
- a CDS encoding DUF5611 family protein, with protein MKEYKMRRGEYLEERIPDLEATVEEYFGPISETEEFKGSDLFVIAEPDNPVFERIVVGAVEYSGKKDKLAVEFHERDPTELGPDELEAAGEAVSAKNEFLLEATGRDAKSRRDSLKRTVEDDPDHDF; from the coding sequence ATGAAGGAGTACAAGATGCGACGTGGCGAGTACCTCGAGGAGCGAATCCCCGACCTAGAAGCCACCGTCGAGGAGTACTTCGGGCCGATTTCGGAAACGGAAGAGTTCAAGGGAAGCGATCTGTTCGTCATCGCCGAGCCCGACAACCCCGTCTTCGAGCGTATCGTCGTCGGCGCCGTCGAGTACTCCGGGAAGAAAGACAAGCTCGCCGTCGAGTTCCACGAACGCGATCCGACCGAGCTCGGACCCGACGAACTCGAGGCCGCCGGCGAGGCCGTCTCGGCGAAAAACGAGTTCCTCCTCGAAGCGACGGGTCGCGACGCAAAGTCCCGACGTGACTCGCTGAAACGGACCGTCGAAGACGACCCCGACCACGACTTCTAA
- a CDS encoding MATE family efflux transporter — MTEGTDRSVNVTDGALFKPLVVLSAPIVFSQLLQVAYNLADTYWVGRLGSDAVAALSYSWAIVFLMVSVGGGLTVAGTVLVSQHKGAGDFRRSHHVAGQTVSFVTIVGAVFGALGFVLSPWLMQLVGAEPGTDAYAYAVSYTRIIFVSVGFMFWFFIFDALSRGWGDTRTPLYLMAGSATLNVVLDPFLILGFTDNPVFAWIGATGFESTLYAATGFEGFGVEGAAIATVISRGLAAVAGMYLLFTGRVGLEPSLSDLWLKGETLRKIIDIGAPIATEQGLRSFGITVMTALIALAGTEAVAAYGIVNRLSSLMFLPALGLARGTETVVGQNLGADQLDRARRAIKLSSIVVVGVFVAIVALVYPFAEPITAVFIEGEESAQVVEYGAAYILIAGPSYVFLGVFQVLLGGIRGSGSTRAAMLLATQELWLYRIPLAAVAIIVIDAGLIGVWYAVAISYVLSAIVTAAWFLRGTWTESVVDETPAVPADD, encoded by the coding sequence ATGACCGAGGGAACGGACCGATCAGTCAACGTCACCGACGGCGCTTTGTTCAAGCCACTCGTCGTCCTCTCTGCGCCGATCGTCTTCTCACAGCTGCTGCAGGTGGCGTACAACCTCGCTGACACCTACTGGGTCGGCCGGCTGGGAAGTGACGCGGTCGCCGCACTGTCGTACTCGTGGGCGATCGTCTTCCTGATGGTCAGCGTCGGCGGGGGTCTCACGGTCGCCGGCACGGTGCTCGTCTCCCAGCACAAGGGTGCGGGGGACTTCCGACGATCGCACCACGTTGCCGGCCAGACCGTCTCGTTCGTCACAATCGTCGGCGCGGTCTTTGGCGCCCTCGGGTTCGTCCTCTCGCCGTGGCTGATGCAACTCGTCGGTGCGGAGCCCGGAACCGACGCCTACGCCTACGCCGTCTCCTACACGCGGATCATCTTCGTCAGCGTCGGCTTCATGTTCTGGTTTTTCATCTTCGACGCGCTCTCGCGAGGCTGGGGTGACACCCGAACACCCCTCTATCTGATGGCGGGGAGCGCGACGCTCAACGTCGTTCTCGACCCCTTTCTGATTCTGGGCTTTACTGACAACCCGGTGTTCGCCTGGATCGGCGCGACCGGTTTCGAGTCGACGCTGTACGCCGCGACCGGCTTCGAGGGCTTCGGCGTCGAGGGGGCGGCGATCGCGACTGTCATCTCGCGTGGGCTCGCCGCCGTCGCCGGCATGTACCTGCTGTTTACCGGACGCGTCGGGCTCGAACCGTCGCTCTCGGATCTGTGGCTCAAAGGCGAAACCCTCCGGAAGATCATCGATATCGGCGCCCCGATCGCAACCGAACAGGGCCTGCGGTCGTTCGGGATCACCGTCATGACCGCACTGATTGCCCTCGCCGGCACGGAGGCGGTCGCCGCTTACGGCATCGTCAACCGCCTCTCCTCGCTTATGTTCTTGCCGGCGCTCGGGCTCGCCCGCGGGACGGAGACCGTCGTCGGCCAGAATTTGGGCGCCGACCAGCTCGACCGCGCCAGACGCGCCATCAAACTGAGTTCGATCGTCGTCGTCGGCGTCTTCGTGGCCATCGTCGCGCTTGTCTACCCGTTTGCAGAGCCGATTACGGCCGTCTTCATCGAAGGCGAGGAGTCTGCACAGGTCGTCGAGTACGGTGCGGCCTACATCCTCATCGCTGGCCCCTCCTACGTCTTCCTCGGGGTGTTCCAGGTCTTACTGGGCGGGATTCGAGGAAGCGGTTCCACTCGTGCCGCCATGTTGCTGGCGACCCAGGAGCTGTGGCTCTATCGCATCCCACTCGCCGCGGTCGCGATCATCGTCATAGACGCCGGGCTCATCGGTGTCTGGTACGCGGTGGCGATCTCCTACGTCCTCTCGGCGATCGTCACGGCGGCCTGGTTCCTCCGTGGGACCTGGACCGAGAGCGTCGTCGACGAGACGCCCGCCGTTCCCGCCGACGAC